Proteins encoded in a region of the Sterolibacterium denitrificans genome:
- a CDS encoding DUF2802 domain-containing protein gives MAAVYLLIALLRLSQIRRPGKRPANRLSPSFAAEAREPGTAASLPEDPWGGPVEPKPFAASEATYVDNVDSSTPGVPLFEFQLFRNQIEAELLQLRQEIATLHEALAQLSVARRISPQYNEAMQLAQRGASAQMIADQCAISLGEAELVAALGRDQQNYQESREYPERQEYQEHQEHQEYPNHGERYEPRH, from the coding sequence GTGGCCGCCGTCTACCTGCTGATCGCGCTGCTGCGTCTGAGCCAGATCCGGCGACCGGGCAAGCGGCCGGCGAATCGGCTTTCGCCTTCGTTTGCGGCAGAGGCCAGGGAGCCTGGCACGGCGGCCAGTCTGCCGGAAGATCCCTGGGGTGGGCCGGTCGAGCCAAAGCCATTCGCTGCATCCGAAGCGACCTACGTCGACAATGTGGACAGCAGCACACCCGGCGTGCCCCTGTTCGAATTCCAGTTGTTCCGCAACCAGATTGAAGCCGAGCTGCTGCAGTTGCGGCAGGAGATTGCCACCTTGCACGAGGCGCTTGCCCAGTTGAGCGTCGCGCGGCGCATTTCGCCGCAATACAACGAAGCCATGCAGCTCGCCCAGCGCGGCGCCTCGGCGCAGATGATTGCAGACCAGTGCGCCATTTCGCTCGGCGAGGCCGAACTGGTCGCCGCCCTCGGCCGCGATCAGCAGAACTACCAGGAATCCCGCGAATATCCGGAGCGGCAGGAATATCAGGAACATCAGGAACATCAGGAGTATCCCAATCATGGCGAGCGATACGAACCCAGACATTGA
- a CDS encoding 1-acyl-sn-glycerol-3-phosphate acyltransferase, whose translation MNSGWNLFSWLCRGALRLAGWRVIEPPMSTAKAVIMVYPHTSNWDFIIGILFRFASRLPIRWAAKDTLFAGLAGPFFRALGGVPVNRRERTGFVEQMVQAYANHARFYLAITPEGTRGTVNHLKSGFYRLALTAEVPLALGCIDYARREVGIIGFYQPTGDEAADLAALEAAYAERRGKFPAQQGPFVFIDMDQAWRERGGA comes from the coding sequence ATGAACTCGGGCTGGAATCTTTTTTCCTGGTTGTGCCGCGGGGCGCTGCGCCTGGCTGGCTGGCGCGTGATCGAACCGCCGATGAGCACGGCCAAGGCGGTGATCATGGTCTATCCGCATACCTCGAACTGGGATTTCATCATCGGCATCCTGTTCCGTTTTGCTTCGCGCCTGCCGATCCGCTGGGCCGCCAAGGACACGCTGTTCGCCGGCCTGGCCGGGCCTTTCTTCCGGGCGCTGGGCGGCGTGCCGGTAAACCGGCGCGAGCGCACCGGTTTCGTCGAGCAAATGGTGCAGGCCTATGCAAACCATGCGCGTTTCTATCTGGCGATCACGCCGGAAGGCACGCGCGGCACGGTGAATCATCTGAAGAGCGGCTTCTACCGCCTGGCCTTGACGGCTGAAGTGCCTCTGGCGCTGGGCTGCATCGATTACGCCCGGCGCGAAGTGGGCATCATCGGCTTTTATCAGCCGACGGGCGACGAAGCGGCCGACCTGGCCGCGCTGGAAGCCGCTTACGCGGAACGGCGCGGCAAGTTTCCTGCCCAGCAAGGCCCCTTCGTCTTCATCGACATGGATCAGGCCTGGCGCGAACGGGGCGGCGCATGA
- a CDS encoding RidA family protein — protein sequence MTRTIITTADAPAAIGIYSQAVQVGDTVYLSGQIGLHPQSMQLEDGIEAQINRVFENLKAVAEASSSSLDDVVKLNVYLTDMSNFGKVNEIMARYFTQPYPARAAVGVRELPRGALVEADAVLVKSPR from the coding sequence ATGACCCGAACCATCATCACGACGGCCGATGCACCGGCCGCTATCGGTATTTATTCGCAGGCCGTCCAGGTTGGCGATACGGTGTATCTGTCCGGCCAGATCGGCCTGCATCCGCAGAGCATGCAGCTCGAGGACGGCATCGAAGCGCAGATCAATCGCGTCTTCGAGAACCTCAAGGCCGTGGCCGAGGCGTCATCGAGCAGCCTCGATGACGTCGTCAAACTGAATGTCTATCTCACCGACATGAGCAACTTCGGCAAGGTCAACGAAATCATGGCGCGCTATTTCACCCAGCCTTACCCGGCGCGCGCCGCCGTCGGCGTCAGGGAACTGCCGCGCGGCGCGCTGGTCGAGGCGGATGCGGTACTGGTGAAAAGCCCGAGGTGA
- the dcd gene encoding dCTP deaminase: MTIKSDKWIRRMAETYQMIEPFEPGQVREIDGRRIVSYGTSSYGYDIRCSNEFKLFTNINSTIVDPKNFDQNSFVEVNADHCIIPPNSFALARTVEYFRIPRNVLTVCLGKSTYARCGIIVNVTPFEPEWEGYVTLEFSNTTPLPAKIYAGEGCAQVLFFESDEVCETSYKDRGGKYQGQVGVTLPKI; the protein is encoded by the coding sequence ATGACCATCAAATCCGACAAATGGATTCGCCGCATGGCGGAAACCTACCAGATGATCGAGCCTTTCGAGCCCGGCCAGGTGCGCGAGATCGACGGCCGGCGCATCGTCTCCTATGGCACGTCCAGCTATGGTTACGACATCCGCTGCTCGAACGAATTCAAGCTGTTCACCAACATCAACAGCACCATCGTCGATCCGAAGAACTTCGACCAGAACTCCTTCGTCGAGGTCAATGCCGATCACTGCATCATCCCGCCGAATTCCTTCGCCCTGGCGCGCACCGTCGAGTATTTCCGCATCCCGCGCAATGTGCTGACCGTCTGTCTGGGCAAGAGCACCTACGCGCGCTGCGGCATCATCGTCAATGTCACACCCTTCGAGCCGGAGTGGGAAGGTTACGTGACGCTGGAATTCTCCAACACCACGCCGCTGCCCGCCAAGATCTACGCCGGCGAAGGCTGCGCCCAGGTGCTGTTCTTCGAATCCGACGAAGTCTGCGAGACGTCTTACAAGGATCGCGGCGGCAAGTATCAGGGCCAGGTCGGCGTCACGCTGCCCAAGATATAG
- the apaG gene encoding Co2+/Mg2+ efflux protein ApaG, with the protein MAESKKYEISVSVNTQYLPEQSDPAAGRHVFAYTIDIRNTGTVAAQLISRHWIITDAEGGVQEVRGLGVVGHQPLLQPGQNFEYTSGCALTTPVGTMRGSYQMTAEDGTSFEAPIAEFVLSMPRVLH; encoded by the coding sequence ATGGCCGAGAGCAAGAAATACGAAATCAGCGTCAGCGTGAACACGCAATACCTGCCCGAACAATCCGATCCGGCGGCAGGACGCCATGTCTTCGCCTACACCATCGACATCCGCAACACCGGCACCGTCGCCGCCCAGTTGATCAGCCGTCACTGGATCATCACCGATGCCGAAGGCGGCGTGCAGGAAGTGCGTGGCCTGGGCGTGGTCGGCCACCAGCCGCTGCTGCAACCGGGGCAGAATTTCGAATACACCAGCGGCTGCGCCCTGACCACGCCCGTCGGCACCATGCGCGGCAGCTACCAGATGACTGCCGAGGACGGCACCAGTTTCGAGGCACCGATTGCGGAGTTTGTGCTTTCGATGCCGAGGGTGTTGCATTGA
- a CDS encoding SPOR domain-containing protein: protein MASDTNPDIDAAGDRDEEGANDFKRHLLLRAGIAALLIAVLLAGLMLFDEANTPKPKSADTADNLAEAPTRPTRSNMPPPSTAGLQVPPLTEDAAAGAVDVEKATEAEEAGEAKAADVVEETSAAPEFSTPPERPLTKPATARLATLRPQAAGMPEQVQPGLRSEASRELKRQARPALAPASASRPLSQAAARATTAGKGYLLQLGVFNNLTHAEELRAKLELNGIPAQIEARVQAGPYASREEAEQMRGKLRQLGLEEAVLVATKK, encoded by the coding sequence ATGGCGAGCGATACGAACCCAGACATTGATGCCGCAGGCGACAGGGACGAGGAGGGCGCCAATGATTTCAAGCGCCACCTGTTGCTGCGCGCCGGCATCGCCGCCCTGCTGATTGCCGTGCTGCTGGCCGGCCTGATGCTGTTCGATGAGGCGAATACACCCAAGCCCAAGTCAGCGGACACGGCGGACAATCTCGCCGAGGCGCCGACCCGGCCGACCCGCTCGAACATGCCGCCGCCCTCGACAGCCGGGCTGCAGGTGCCGCCGCTGACCGAGGACGCGGCGGCCGGGGCGGTGGACGTCGAGAAGGCCACGGAGGCCGAGGAAGCCGGGGAAGCCAAGGCAGCGGATGTCGTCGAGGAAACCAGCGCCGCGCCGGAATTCAGCACGCCGCCCGAGCGTCCGCTGACCAAGCCTGCCACGGCGCGGCTGGCTACACTCAGGCCCCAGGCGGCCGGCATGCCCGAGCAAGTCCAGCCCGGTCTGCGCAGTGAGGCGAGCAGGGAGCTCAAGCGTCAGGCGCGGCCGGCGTTGGCGCCAGCTTCGGCCTCCCGTCCGCTGAGCCAGGCCGCCGCGCGCGCGACGACTGCGGGCAAAGGCTACCTGCTGCAACTGGGTGTCTTCAACAACCTGACGCATGCCGAAGAACTACGCGCCAAGCTGGAACTCAACGGCATCCCGGCGCAGATCGAAGCACGCGTACAGGCCGGCCCCTATGCCAGCCGCGAAGAAGCCGAGCAGATGCGCGGCAAGCTGCGTCAGTTGGGCCTGGAAGAAGCCGTGCTGGTAGCTACGAAAAAATGA
- a CDS encoding ABC-F family ATPase, producing the protein MLVASNITMQFGAKPLFENISVKFGEGNRYGLIGANGSGKSTLMKILAGTLEATAGNVALDAHERMAFLKQDQFAYEEQRVLDVVLQGHQEMWACMQEKDAIYANPEASEEDYLHAAELEGRFAEYDGYTAEARAGELLHGVGIPTEQHFGSMSAVAPGWKLRVLLAQALFANPDILLLDEPTNNLDINTIRWLENVLNERESTMIIISHDRHFLNQVCTHMADLDYGTLKVYPGNYDDYMEASTAARSRQLAANAKAKERVQELQEFVRRFSANKSKARQATSRAKLIEKIKVDDVKPSSRQYPWIRFEYDDKEKLHRQAVEIENLRHGYDRTLFADFSTIIEAGEKVAIIGENGVGKTTLLRCLAGPALGGLTPQSGTVKWAEKARPGYFAQDHSEDFAQDETLVDWVQRWARAGDDEQIVRSTLGRLLFTGDDGKKSVKVLSGGEQGRMLFGKLILMQPNVLLMDEPTNHLDMESIESLNTALAKYTGTLIFVSHDREFVSSIATRIFEIRDGGIIDYHGNYEDYLASQGIE; encoded by the coding sequence GTGCTCGTCGCATCCAACATCACCATGCAGTTCGGGGCCAAGCCCCTGTTCGAAAACATTTCCGTCAAGTTCGGCGAAGGCAACCGCTACGGCCTGATCGGGGCCAACGGCTCGGGCAAGTCCACGCTGATGAAAATCCTCGCCGGCACGCTCGAAGCCACGGCCGGCAACGTCGCGCTCGACGCCCACGAACGCATGGCCTTCCTCAAGCAGGACCAGTTCGCCTACGAGGAGCAGCGCGTGCTCGACGTGGTGCTGCAGGGTCACCAGGAAATGTGGGCCTGCATGCAGGAAAAGGATGCGATCTACGCCAATCCCGAAGCCAGCGAAGAGGATTATCTGCACGCCGCCGAGCTGGAAGGCCGCTTTGCCGAGTACGACGGCTATACCGCCGAGGCGCGCGCCGGCGAGCTGCTGCATGGCGTGGGCATTCCGACCGAGCAGCATTTCGGCTCGATGAGTGCCGTCGCTCCGGGCTGGAAGCTGCGCGTGCTGCTGGCCCAGGCGCTGTTCGCCAATCCCGACATCCTGCTGCTCGACGAACCGACCAACAACCTCGACATCAACACCATCCGCTGGCTGGAGAACGTGCTCAACGAACGCGAGAGCACGATGATCATCATTTCCCACGACCGCCACTTCCTCAACCAGGTGTGCACCCACATGGCCGATCTGGATTACGGCACGCTGAAGGTGTACCCGGGCAATTACGACGACTACATGGAAGCCTCCACCGCCGCCCGTAGCCGCCAGTTGGCGGCCAACGCCAAGGCCAAGGAGCGGGTGCAGGAACTCCAGGAATTCGTCCGCCGCTTCTCGGCCAACAAGTCCAAGGCGCGCCAGGCCACCTCGCGCGCCAAGCTGATCGAGAAGATCAAGGTCGACGATGTCAAGCCGTCCTCGCGCCAATATCCGTGGATCCGCTTCGAATACGACGACAAGGAAAAACTGCATCGCCAGGCCGTGGAAATCGAGAACCTGCGCCACGGCTACGACCGGACCCTGTTCGCCGATTTCAGCACCATCATCGAAGCCGGCGAGAAAGTCGCCATCATCGGCGAAAACGGTGTCGGCAAGACCACGCTGCTGCGCTGCCTGGCCGGTCCCGCGCTGGGCGGCCTGACGCCACAGAGCGGCACGGTGAAATGGGCGGAAAAGGCGCGGCCGGGCTATTTCGCCCAGGATCATTCGGAGGATTTCGCCCAGGATGAAACCCTCGTCGACTGGGTGCAGCGCTGGGCGCGAGCGGGCGACGACGAGCAGATCGTGCGCAGCACCCTGGGCCGCCTGCTGTTCACCGGGGACGACGGCAAGAAGTCGGTCAAAGTGCTTTCCGGCGGCGAGCAGGGACGCATGCTCTTCGGCAAGCTGATCCTGATGCAGCCCAACGTGCTGCTGATGGACGAGCCGACCAACCACCTCGACATGGAATCCATCGAATCGCTCAACACCGCGCTGGCCAAGTACACCGGCACGCTGATCTTCGTCTCCCATGACCGCGAATTCGTCTCCTCCATCGCCACGCGCATTTTCGAAATCAGGGACGGCGGCATCATCGACTACCACGGCAACTACGAGGACTATCTGGCCAGCCAGGGAATAGAGTGA
- a CDS encoding dihydrofolate reductase, which produces MPPSPHLTLIAAVARNGVIGLDNALPWRLPEDLRRFKALTLGHPVIMGRKTWESLGRPLPGRSNIVISRDPQYVASGATTASTLEQAIAAAAREEDQEIFVIGGAEIYRLALPLAQRLQLTEIDRDFAGDARFPAVDQRIWRETSRERHRAEAGFDYAFVTYERS; this is translated from the coding sequence ATGCCTCCCTCGCCCCATCTGACCCTGATCGCCGCCGTCGCCCGCAACGGCGTGATCGGCCTCGACAACGCCCTGCCCTGGCGCCTGCCCGAAGACCTCAGGCGCTTCAAGGCGCTGACCCTCGGCCATCCGGTCATCATGGGGCGCAAGACCTGGGAGTCGCTCGGCCGCCCGCTGCCGGGACGCAGCAACATCGTCATCAGCCGCGATCCGCAGTATGTCGCCAGCGGCGCGACGACGGCCAGCACGCTGGAACAGGCCATCGCCGCTGCAGCGCGCGAAGAAGACCAGGAAATTTTCGTCATCGGCGGCGCCGAAATCTACCGCCTGGCCCTGCCGCTCGCACAACGCCTGCAGCTCACCGAAATCGACCGGGATTTCGCCGGCGATGCCCGTTTCCCGGCCGTCGACCAGCGCATCTGGCGGGAAACCTCACGCGAACGGCACCGCGCCGAAGCAGGTTTCGACTATGCCTTCGTGACTTACGAACGCAGTTGA
- a CDS encoding arginine/lysine/ornithine decarboxylase, whose protein sequence is MKFRFPVVIIDEDFRSENASGLGIRALANAIEAEGMEVLGVTSYGDLASFAQQQSRASAFILSVDDEELAHEEEETIAELRAFVNEIRAKNAEIPLFLHGETRTSRHIPNDILRELHGFIHMYEDTPEFIARSIKREVKDYLDSLPPPFFRALVNYAGDGSYSWHCPGHSGGVAFLKSPVGQMFHQFFGENMLRADVCNAVEELGQLLDHTGPVAASERNAARIFNCDHLYFVTNGTSTSNKIVWHSTVAPGDIVIVDRNCHKSILHSIIMTGAIPVFLMPTRNNYGIIGPIPKEEFSWQNIQRKIAAHPFASQVQGKPRVLTITQSTYDGILYNVEDIKAELDGRIDTLHFDEAWLPHAAFHDFYGDYHAIGADRPRCRESMVFSTQSTHKLLAGLSQASQILVQDAENGKLDRDVFNEAYLMHTSTSPQYSIIASCDVAAAMMEAPGGTALVEESIAEALNFRRAMRKVDKEWGTDWWFQVWGPSDLSEEGIEEREAWMLKAGDRWHGFGNLAKGFNLLDPIKATVITPGLDVGGDFSDDIGIPAAIVTKYLAEHGVIVEKCGLYSFFIMFTIGITKGRWNTLVTALQQFKDDYDSNQPLWRALPEFVTKHPRYERVGLKDLCILIHTVYKGNDVARLTTEMYLSDMVPAMRPADAFARMAHREIDRVAIDELEGRITSVLLTPYPPGIPLLIPGERFNRTIVRYLQFARDFNERFPGFETDIHGLVKEVDMDSGKVNYYVDCVRQDV, encoded by the coding sequence ATGAAATTCCGCTTTCCCGTCGTTATCATCGACGAAGATTTCCGTTCCGAGAATGCTTCCGGTCTGGGTATCCGTGCGCTGGCGAATGCCATCGAGGCGGAGGGCATGGAAGTGCTCGGCGTGACCAGCTATGGTGATCTGGCTTCCTTCGCCCAGCAGCAAAGCCGCGCTTCGGCCTTCATCCTTTCGGTGGATGACGAGGAGCTGGCGCACGAGGAAGAGGAAACGATTGCCGAGTTGCGCGCCTTCGTCAATGAAATCCGTGCCAAGAATGCCGAGATTCCGCTCTTCCTGCACGGCGAGACGCGCACCAGCCGGCACATCCCCAACGACATCCTGCGCGAGCTGCACGGCTTCATCCACATGTACGAGGATACGCCGGAGTTCATCGCGCGCAGCATCAAGCGCGAGGTCAAGGACTATCTCGATTCGCTGCCGCCGCCGTTCTTCCGCGCCCTGGTGAATTACGCCGGTGACGGCTCCTATTCCTGGCATTGCCCGGGGCATTCCGGCGGCGTGGCTTTCCTGAAGAGTCCGGTCGGCCAGATGTTCCACCAGTTCTTCGGCGAGAACATGCTGCGCGCCGACGTCTGCAACGCCGTCGAGGAGCTCGGCCAGTTGCTCGACCATACCGGCCCGGTCGCCGCTTCCGAGCGCAATGCGGCGCGTATCTTCAACTGCGACCATCTCTACTTCGTCACCAACGGCACTTCGACCTCGAACAAGATCGTCTGGCATTCGACGGTCGCGCCCGGCGACATCGTCATCGTCGATCGCAACTGCCACAAGTCCATCCTGCACTCCATCATCATGACCGGCGCGATCCCGGTGTTCCTGATGCCGACGCGCAACAACTACGGCATCATCGGGCCGATTCCGAAGGAAGAGTTCAGTTGGCAGAACATCCAGAGGAAGATCGCCGCCCATCCCTTCGCCAGCCAGGTGCAGGGCAAGCCGCGCGTGCTGACCATCACCCAGAGCACTTACGACGGTATTCTCTACAACGTCGAGGATATCAAGGCGGAGCTCGATGGCAGGATCGACACGCTGCACTTCGACGAAGCCTGGCTGCCGCACGCCGCCTTCCATGATTTTTACGGCGACTACCACGCTATCGGCGCCGACCGGCCGCGCTGCCGGGAGTCGATGGTGTTTTCGACGCAATCGACGCACAAGCTGCTTGCCGGTCTGTCGCAGGCTTCGCAGATCCTCGTCCAGGATGCCGAGAACGGCAAACTCGACCGCGACGTGTTCAATGAGGCCTATCTCATGCACACCTCGACCTCGCCGCAGTATTCGATCATCGCCTCCTGCGACGTCGCCGCGGCAATGATGGAAGCGCCGGGCGGCACCGCGCTGGTCGAGGAGTCGATTGCCGAAGCGCTCAACTTCCGCCGTGCCATGCGCAAGGTCGACAAGGAGTGGGGAACCGACTGGTGGTTCCAGGTGTGGGGGCCGAGCGATCTTTCCGAGGAAGGCATCGAGGAACGCGAAGCCTGGATGCTCAAGGCCGGCGACCGCTGGCATGGTTTCGGCAATCTCGCCAAGGGTTTCAATCTGCTCGATCCGATCAAGGCCACGGTGATCACGCCGGGCCTGGACGTCGGCGGCGATTTCTCCGACGACATCGGCATCCCCGCCGCCATCGTCACCAAATATCTCGCCGAGCATGGAGTGATCGTCGAGAAGTGCGGCCTCTACAGCTTCTTCATCATGTTCACCATCGGCATCACCAAGGGCCGCTGGAATACCCTGGTGACCGCGCTGCAGCAGTTCAAGGACGATTACGACAGCAATCAGCCGCTGTGGCGCGCGCTGCCGGAGTTCGTCACCAAGCATCCGCGCTATGAGCGCGTCGGCCTGAAGGATCTATGCATCCTGATCCATACCGTCTACAAGGGCAACGACGTGGCGCGTCTGACCACCGAAATGTACCTGTCCGACATGGTGCCGGCGATGCGTCCGGCCGATGCCTTTGCCCGCATGGCCCACCGCGAGATCGACCGGGTCGCCATCGACGAACTCGAGGGACGCATCACCAGCGTGCTGCTGACGCCTTATCCGCCCGGCATTCCGCTGCTGATTCCCGGCGAGCGCTTCAACCGCACCATCGTCCGCTACCTGCAGTTCGCCCGCGACTTCAACGAACGCTTCCCCGGCTTCGAGACCGACATCCACGGCCTGGTCAAGGAAGTGGATATGGACAGCGGCAAGGTGAACTACTACGTGGATTGCGTGCGTCAGGACGTCTAG
- the recG gene encoding ATP-dependent DNA helicase RecG — translation MASAAKPKSKPEAKAAHGLSGRLAKLGIRSDAELILHLPLRYEDETCITPLDRLHEAPPGEPIQVEVEVVSTEIAFRPRRQLISRVRDARAGDGMLAGVLVVRLLNFYPSQQKQYAPGARLRLFGEVRDGYFGPEMVHPRAVAVTDDTPLPSALTPIYPTTAGLAQGTLRRLIERALQRVALTDTLPDEIRAAHGLMPFGEAIRMLHQPPAALSAEALEARNRAAWRRIRFDELLAQQISLRRAYTTRRAHGAPRLAARTEPDALTERFLDALPFRLTVAQQRAWREIAADLAQPHPMQRLLQGDVGSGKTVIAALAMLQAVDNGWQGAMMAPTEILAEQHYGKLSQWLASLGVEVAWLAGSLKKARKTAMLEAVRSGRAAVAVGTHALIEECVDFARLGVAVVDEQHRFGVRQRLSLRQKGKAQGSADSQGAPHQLMMSATPIPRSLAMSYYADLDVSVIDELPPGRTPVATRLVADGRRGEVVSRVHLACSKGRQAYWVCPLIEESETLQLQTALDTYERLGAELPDLRVGLVHGRLKPAEKSAVMAAFVANEIQVLVATTVIEVGVDVPNASLMVIEHAERFGLAQLHQLRGRVGRGAAESTCVLLYSRPLGQMARDRLKVIYENTDGFEIARQDLALRGPGEFIGARQSGMPLLRYADLDDAELVERARQVAEQLMRDHPVAERAHLQRWLAGREELLKA, via the coding sequence GTGGCAAGTGCGGCAAAGCCCAAATCCAAACCTGAAGCCAAAGCCGCGCATGGCCTGAGCGGCAGGCTCGCCAAACTGGGCATCCGCAGCGATGCCGAATTGATCCTCCATCTGCCGCTGCGCTACGAGGACGAAACTTGCATCACCCCGCTCGACCGGCTCCATGAAGCGCCGCCCGGCGAGCCGATCCAGGTCGAAGTCGAGGTCGTCTCCACCGAAATCGCCTTTCGCCCGCGCCGCCAGTTGATCAGCCGGGTACGCGATGCGCGCGCTGGCGACGGCATGCTTGCCGGCGTGCTCGTCGTGCGTCTGCTGAATTTCTACCCCAGCCAGCAGAAGCAGTACGCGCCCGGCGCCCGGCTGCGCCTGTTCGGCGAAGTGCGCGATGGCTACTTCGGCCCCGAGATGGTGCATCCGCGCGCCGTCGCCGTGACCGACGATACGCCTTTGCCGAGCGCGCTGACGCCCATCTACCCGACCACCGCCGGCCTGGCGCAGGGCACGCTGCGGCGTCTGATCGAGCGCGCCCTGCAACGCGTCGCGCTGACCGATACCCTGCCCGACGAAATACGCGCAGCGCATGGCCTGATGCCCTTTGGCGAGGCCATCCGCATGCTGCACCAGCCGCCCGCCGCACTCTCTGCCGAGGCGCTGGAAGCCAGGAACCGCGCGGCCTGGCGCCGCATCCGCTTCGACGAGCTGCTCGCCCAGCAGATCTCGCTGCGCCGCGCCTACACCACGCGCCGGGCGCACGGCGCGCCGCGGCTGGCCGCGCGGACGGAGCCGGACGCCCTGACCGAACGCTTTCTTGACGCGCTGCCGTTCCGTCTCACCGTCGCCCAGCAACGCGCCTGGCGCGAGATTGCCGCCGATCTCGCCCAGCCGCATCCGATGCAGCGCCTGCTGCAGGGCGACGTGGGCAGCGGCAAGACGGTGATCGCCGCGCTGGCCATGCTGCAGGCGGTAGACAACGGCTGGCAGGGGGCGATGATGGCGCCGACCGAAATTCTTGCCGAACAGCATTACGGCAAACTCAGCCAGTGGCTGGCGTCGCTCGGCGTCGAAGTCGCCTGGCTCGCCGGCAGCCTGAAAAAAGCCCGGAAAACGGCGATGCTGGAAGCCGTGCGCAGCGGTCGCGCCGCCGTGGCCGTGGGCACCCACGCGCTGATCGAAGAGTGCGTCGATTTCGCCCGTCTGGGCGTGGCGGTCGTCGATGAGCAGCATCGTTTCGGCGTGCGCCAGCGCCTGTCCCTGCGGCAGAAGGGCAAAGCGCAGGGCAGCGCCGACAGCCAGGGCGCGCCGCATCAATTGATGATGTCGGCCACGCCGATCCCGCGCAGCCTGGCGATGAGCTACTACGCCGACCTGGATGTCTCGGTGATCGACGAACTGCCACCGGGCCGCACGCCGGTGGCCACCCGCCTGGTTGCCGACGGCCGCCGTGGCGAAGTCGTCAGCCGCGTGCATCTGGCCTGCAGCAAGGGGCGGCAGGCTTACTGGGTGTGCCCGCTGATCGAGGAATCGGAAACCCTGCAATTGCAGACGGCGCTGGATACATACGAGCGTCTTGGCGCCGAACTGCCCGACCTGCGCGTCGGCCTGGTGCATGGCCGCCTCAAGCCGGCGGAAAAATCGGCGGTGATGGCCGCCTTCGTCGCCAACGAAATCCAGGTGCTGGTGGCCACCACGGTGATCGAAGTCGGCGTCGATGTGCCCAACGCCAGCCTGATGGTCATCGAGCACGCCGAGCGTTTCGGCCTGGCCCAACTGCATCAACTGCGCGGCCGGGTCGGCCGTGGTGCCGCCGAATCCACCTGCGTCCTGCTCTACAGCCGGCCGCTCGGCCAAATGGCGCGCGACCGCCTCAAGGTCATTTACGAAAATACCGATGGCTTCGAGATCGCCCGCCAGGACCTGGCCCTGCGCGGCCCCGGCGAATTCATCGGCGCCCGGCAAAGCGGCATGCCGCTGTTGCGCTATGCCGACCTCGACGACGCTGAACTCGTCGAGCGGGCTCGGCAGGTTGCCGAGCAGTTGATGCGCGATCATCCGGTTGCCGAGCGAGCGCATTTGCAGCGGTGGTTGGCGGGGAGGGAGGAGTTGTTGAAGGCCTGA
- the fliW gene encoding flagellar assembly protein FliW, translated as MNIESPRFGTLQIEPGKIIDFPHGLAGFEDNRRFSLFHPEEQTPQSKYFILQSLDDPEIAFQITDPARLGFSYEIELNDEESALLKLTDPGEIAVAVIVWRDAEVDANPQGTLRASLKAPLLINTRERLGLQHVFTRLDCTLPNSNSNS; from the coding sequence ATGAACATTGAAAGTCCCCGCTTCGGCACTCTGCAGATCGAGCCCGGCAAGATCATCGACTTTCCACACGGCCTGGCCGGGTTTGAGGACAACCGGCGCTTTTCGCTGTTTCATCCGGAGGAACAGACGCCGCAGTCGAAATATTTCATCCTGCAATCGCTGGACGATCCCGAAATCGCCTTTCAGATCACCGATCCGGCCCGGCTGGGCTTCAGCTACGAGATCGAGCTGAACGACGAGGAAAGCGCGCTGCTCAAGCTCACCGATCCGGGCGAGATTGCCGTTGCCGTCATCGTCTGGCGTGATGCCGAAGTCGACGCCAATCCTCAGGGCACCCTACGTGCCAGCCTGAAGGCGCCGCTGCTGATCAATACGCGCGAGCGGCTTGGTCTGCAGCATGTCTTCACCAGGCTCGATTGCACTTTGCCGAATTCAAATTCGAATTCCTGA